The following are encoded together in the Acetobacter vaccinii genome:
- a CDS encoding tyrosine-protein phosphatase: MFDGHLSSFSGRARAWTDSLFVDHAIFRLIWTNFHAVIPGKVYRCNHPTPARLRRAARVLGLRTLVNLRGHRRCGSDALSRQAAEQAGLVHVDMAFESRGAPHRDRILRFAGLYQDMAFPMLMHCKSGADRAGLASALVVMFEGGNTRQALQQLSWRYGHFNTSRTGILDAFFLRYQAEAEGRLPFLRWVETEYDEVRLKQDFVAGKLASFMTDQVLRRE; encoded by the coding sequence GTGTTTGACGGCCATCTTTCCTCCTTTTCGGGTCGGGCGCGGGCATGGACAGACAGCCTGTTTGTGGACCATGCGATTTTCCGCCTGATCTGGACCAATTTCCATGCTGTCATCCCCGGCAAGGTCTATCGCTGTAACCACCCGACTCCGGCCCGCCTGCGCCGTGCGGCGCGGGTGTTGGGGTTACGCACATTGGTGAACCTGCGGGGCCACAGGCGCTGCGGGTCGGATGCCCTGTCACGCCAGGCGGCCGAACAGGCCGGGCTTGTGCATGTGGATATGGCGTTTGAAAGCCGTGGCGCCCCCCACCGGGACCGTATTTTGCGGTTTGCCGGACTTTATCAGGACATGGCGTTTCCCATGCTCATGCACTGCAAGTCGGGGGCCGACAGGGCGGGGCTGGCATCGGCACTTGTTGTCATGTTTGAGGGTGGTAACACCCGGCAGGCCCTACAGCAGTTGTCCTGGCGGTATGGGCATTTCAATACATCGCGCACCGGTATTCTGGACGCGTTTTTCCTGCGTTATCAGGCCGAGGCGGAAGGGCGGCTGCCTTTTCTGCGCTGGGTGGAAACGGAGTATGATGAAGTCCGCCTGAAGCAGGATTTTGTGGCTGGCAAACTGGCGTCCTTCATGACCGATCAGGTGTTGCGGCGGGAGTAA
- a CDS encoding DMT family transporter, which yields MSAPNRPAGGPPTVPLLPLCIAIGSWASAYPLIRLALVYLSPVPLAAVRYAVAALFLVPWLVATRAALPKGADIPRFLLCGGVGIALYNFLLNTGERTVSAGAASLLINIAPFLAAIVAVLFMGESLTLLGWVGSVISFAGVVLIGSGQPGGFSFGSGATYVLGGAVCSAVYYLLQKPLILRYGALPTTAWNLLAGALVLLPWLPQGMGQLHGQGAYPWVLVAILSLVPAIAGYAAWAKVVGRVGVAASSGFLYLLAPTTLVLAFFMTAEVPSLTTLLGGAVVMGGVALMQLYGRPSPTPLPLPDGEG from the coding sequence ATGAGCGCGCCTAACAGGCCTGCGGGCGGCCCGCCCACAGTGCCCCTGCTGCCGTTGTGTATTGCCATTGGGTCGTGGGCCAGTGCGTACCCGCTGATCAGGCTTGCCCTAGTTTATCTGTCCCCCGTACCGCTTGCGGCTGTGCGCTATGCGGTGGCGGCGCTGTTTTTGGTGCCCTGGCTTGTAGCCACACGTGCTGCCCTGCCCAAGGGGGCGGATATTCCGCGCTTTCTGCTGTGCGGCGGGGTGGGTATTGCGCTGTACAACTTCCTGCTGAACACGGGTGAACGTACGGTGTCCGCCGGGGCGGCCAGCCTGTTGATCAACATTGCGCCGTTTCTGGCCGCTATTGTTGCAGTGCTGTTCATGGGGGAGAGCCTGACCCTGCTGGGCTGGGTTGGCTCTGTCATCAGCTTTGCCGGGGTGGTGCTGATCGGCAGCGGCCAGCCGGGTGGGTTTTCCTTTGGGTCGGGGGCAACCTATGTGCTGGGTGGAGCGGTCTGCTCGGCGGTGTATTACTTGCTGCAAAAACCGCTGATCCTGCGCTACGGCGCGTTGCCCACAACTGCGTGGAACCTGCTGGCTGGCGCACTGGTGCTGCTGCCGTGGCTGCCACAGGGCATGGGGCAGTTGCACGGGCAGGGCGCTTATCCGTGGGTTTTGGTGGCTATTCTCAGCCTTGTGCCCGCCATTGCAGGGTATGCCGCCTGGGCCAAGGTGGTGGGGCGTGTGGGGGTTGCGGCCTCGTCAGGCTTTTTATACCTGCTGGCCCCGACAACACTGGTGCTGGCGTTTTTTATGACGGCGGAAGTGCCCAGCCTGACAACGCTGCTTGGTGGTGCGGTGGTGATGGGTGGTGTGGCGCTGATGCAGCTTTATGGCCGCCCCAGCCCCACACCTTTGCCCCTGCCAGACGGCGAGGGCTAA
- a CDS encoding phosphoglycerate kinase, producing the protein MANTLPFATLDTLDPKGKRVLVRVDLNVPMKDGQVGDQTRIERIVPTIRELADKGGRVVLLSHFDRPKGKVVPDMSLQPIAAALATALGRPVNFVHDCVGEEAEAATRTLKDGEVLLLENTRFQPGEETNCQDMSSALARLGDVYVNDAFSAAHRAHASTAGVAGHLPSFGGRLMEAELQALFAALENPERPVGAIVGGAKISTKLELLENMLAKVNVLAIGGAMANTFLAAQGLSVGKSLKEEEMFDTARKIMDLAKSRNCDLVLPIDVVIAEELIAGAPTQVVPVTAIPDGWMALDAGPETVALLNSKLAGLKTLVWNGPLGVFELPPFDNGTNTVAQEAARLTKAGTLKTIAGGGDTVAALRHAGVLHDMTYVSTAGGAFLEWLEGKVLPGLTAISATLERTVPI; encoded by the coding sequence ATGGCCAACACCCTGCCTTTTGCAACGCTCGACACGCTCGACCCCAAGGGCAAGCGCGTTCTGGTCCGTGTGGACCTGAACGTGCCCATGAAGGACGGGCAGGTCGGTGACCAGACGCGGATCGAGCGGATTGTACCCACAATCCGCGAACTGGCTGACAAGGGGGGCCGTGTGGTCCTGCTCAGCCATTTTGACCGCCCCAAGGGCAAGGTTGTGCCCGACATGTCGCTACAGCCCATTGCCGCGGCACTGGCCACAGCGCTGGGCCGCCCGGTCAACTTCGTGCACGACTGCGTGGGCGAGGAAGCCGAGGCCGCAACCCGGACCCTGAAGGATGGCGAAGTGCTGCTGCTGGAAAACACGCGTTTCCAGCCCGGTGAGGAAACAAACTGCCAGGACATGTCCTCCGCCCTGGCACGTCTGGGTGATGTGTACGTGAACGACGCGTTCTCGGCCGCGCACCGCGCCCATGCCTCCACCGCCGGGGTTGCGGGGCATCTGCCCTCCTTCGGTGGCCGCCTGATGGAAGCCGAACTCCAGGCCCTGTTCGCAGCGCTGGAAAACCCCGAGCGCCCCGTTGGGGCCATTGTGGGTGGCGCCAAGATCTCCACCAAGCTCGAACTGCTGGAGAACATGCTGGCCAAGGTGAACGTGCTGGCCATTGGCGGTGCCATGGCCAACACCTTCCTGGCAGCGCAGGGGCTTTCGGTCGGCAAGTCTCTTAAAGAAGAGGAAATGTTCGACACCGCCCGCAAGATCATGGACCTGGCCAAGTCGCGCAACTGCGACCTGGTGCTGCCCATTGACGTTGTGATCGCGGAAGAACTGATTGCCGGTGCCCCGACACAGGTTGTGCCCGTTACGGCCATTCCCGATGGCTGGATGGCGCTGGATGCCGGGCCGGAAACCGTCGCACTGCTGAACAGCAAGCTGGCGGGGCTGAAAACCCTGGTCTGGAACGGCCCGCTGGGTGTGTTTGAACTGCCGCCTTTTGACAACGGTACAAACACCGTCGCCCAGGAAGCCGCACGCCTGACCAAGGCTGGCACGCTCAAGACCATTGCCGGTGGGGGGGACACTGTCGCCGCCCTGCGCCACGCAGGCGTGCTGCATGACATGACCTATGTCTCGACCGCAGGCGGGGCGTTTCTGGAATGGCTGGAAGGCAAGGTTCTGCCGGGTCTGACAGCCATCAGCGCCACGCTGGAAAGAACTGTGCCGATCTGA
- the gap gene encoding type I glyceraldehyde-3-phosphate dehydrogenase, whose translation MAVKIAINGFGRIGRLVLRGIIESGRTDVVPVAINDLGSVEDNAHLLSYDSIHGRLPADVRVEGNKLIISANGRTWDPITVSAERDPSKVPFQGIDVAMECTGLFTSRDKAALLLAAGARKVIVSAPATDVDATIVYGVNESVLTSDMTVISNASCTTNCLAPIAKVLEDTFGIERGYMVTIHSYTGDQRTVDTLHKDLRRARAAGLNMIPTSTGAARAVGLVLPQLKGKLDGTAIRVPTANVSVVSLDFVPRTIPGSVAEVNDAIKAVVDAGTMKNALAYCDAPLVSSDFNHAIASSTFDATQTALVDGGKLVRVCSWYDNEWGFSNRMSDTAALFGAL comes from the coding sequence ATGGCAGTCAAAATCGCGATTAACGGCTTCGGACGCATCGGCCGCCTTGTTCTGCGTGGCATTATCGAAAGCGGGCGGACGGATGTCGTGCCGGTGGCCATTAACGACCTGGGCAGCGTGGAAGACAACGCCCATCTGCTCAGCTACGACAGCATCCATGGTCGTCTGCCCGCCGATGTGCGCGTTGAAGGCAACAAGCTGATCATTTCCGCCAATGGCCGCACCTGGGACCCGATCACGGTTTCCGCCGAGCGTGACCCCTCCAAGGTGCCTTTCCAGGGCATTGACGTGGCCATGGAATGCACGGGCCTGTTCACCTCCCGCGACAAGGCCGCCCTGCTGCTGGCCGCTGGCGCGCGCAAGGTCATTGTGTCCGCCCCCGCGACCGATGTTGATGCAACCATTGTGTACGGCGTGAACGAATCCGTCCTGACATCGGACATGACGGTCATTTCCAACGCATCGTGCACCACCAACTGCCTGGCCCCGATTGCCAAGGTGCTGGAAGACACGTTCGGCATCGAACGCGGCTACATGGTGACCATCCATTCCTACACCGGTGACCAGCGCACCGTGGACACCCTGCACAAGGACCTGCGCCGCGCCCGCGCCGCCGGGCTGAACATGATCCCGACCTCCACCGGTGCGGCCCGTGCGGTTGGCCTGGTGCTGCCGCAGCTTAAAGGCAAGCTGGATGGCACGGCCATTCGTGTGCCCACGGCCAATGTGTCGGTTGTGTCGCTCGACTTCGTGCCCCGCACCATCCCCGGCAGCGTTGCCGAAGTGAACGACGCCATCAAGGCCGTGGTTGACGCAGGCACCATGAAGAACGCTCTGGCCTATTGCGATGCCCCGCTGGTCAGCTCCGACTTCAACCACGCCATTGCCTCCTCCACCTTCGACGCCACCCAGACCGCGCTGGTCGATGGCGGCAAGCTGGTGCGCGTGTGCTCCTGGTATGACAACGAATGGGGCTTCTCCAACCGTATGTCTGACACGGCTGCCCTGTTCGGAGCGCTGTAA